The proteins below come from a single Epinephelus moara isolate mb chromosome 19, YSFRI_EMoa_1.0, whole genome shotgun sequence genomic window:
- the ikzf5 gene encoding zinc finger protein Pegasus → MGEEKPDTLDFVKDFQEYLSQQTQHVNMISGSVSGVKEADELPPDCSQNGLDHPSVDMSLEDNSGILVDGFERTYDGKLKCRYCNYATRGTARLIEHIRIHTGEKPHRCHLCPFASAYERHLEAHMRSHTGEKPYKCELCSFRCSDRSNLSHHRRRRHKLLPMKGARSLSHKKMLSVLQKKASSLGYGRRLLINFSPPSMVVHKADNVNDFSHELPHLRQETYDNQGRVVEDGHSTNQNHHQHDMVMDNPLNQLSTLAGQLASLPSESQAQTQPPMSPGAESIVDEKPFLIQQPHPATAPVAVSASMAHASSSSPITPEPRAPPHSNCSPGGGPCSEHSGRTSTPSISNSQPSTPAPGLSVPLQDPHMLHHCQHCDIYFPDNILYTIHMGCHGYENPFQCNICGHKCKSKYDFACHFARGQHK, encoded by the exons ATGGGTGAGGAAAAGCCGGACACGCTGGACTTTGTGAAGGACTTCCAGGAGTATCTgagccaacagactcaacatgTCAACATGATATCAGGCTCTGTCAGCGGCGTCAAGGAGGCGGACGAGCTGCCACCAG ACTGCAGTCAGAACGGACTGGATCACCCCTCAGTGGACATGTCACTAGAGGACAACTCAGGGATCCTGGTGGATGGTTTTGAGAGGACCTATGACGGCAAGCTCAAGTGTCGCTACTGCAACTACGCCACCAGAGGCACAGCAAGACTCATTGAGCACATCCGCATTCACACAG GAGAGAAACCTCACCGCTGCCACCTCTGCCCCTTTGCTTCGGCCTACGAGCGGCACCTGGAGGCCCACATGCGATCCCACACAGGCGAGAAGCCTTACAAGTGTGAGCTGTGCTCCTTCCGCTGCAGTGATCGTAGCAACCTGTCGCACCATCGCCGTCGACGCCACAAACTCCTTCCCATGAAAGGTGCCCGCTCACTTTCCCATAAGAAGATGCTGAGTGTTTTACAGAAAAAGGCCAGCTCGCTGGGTTATGGCCGCCGACTCCTCATCAACTTCAGCCCCCCTTCTATGGTGGTGCACAAGGCTGACAATGTGAACGACTTCTCCCATGAGCTGCCCCACTTACGTCAGGAGACATATGATAATCAGGGTCGCGTAGTCGAGGACGGGCACTCTACGAATCAAAATCATCATCAACATGATATGGTTATGGATAACCCCCTGAACCAGCTGTCCACCCTGGCAGGCCAGTTGGCCAGCCTTCCCTCAGAGTCCCAGGCCCAGACTCAACCTCCCATGTCTCCAGGAGCAGAGTCGATCGTTGATGAGAAGCCCTTCCTCATCCAGCAGCCCCACCCTGCCACAGCTCCTGTGGCTGTCTCAGCCAGCATGGCGCACGCCTCCTCTTCTTCCCCAATCACCCCAGAGCCCCGCGCTCCTCCCCACAGCAATTGCAGCCCTGGAGGGGGACCCTGCAGCGAGCACAGTGGGCGCACCAGTACCCCTAGTATCTCCAACAGCCAGCCCAGTACACCAGCCCCAggtctgtctgtcccactccAGGACCCCCATATGCTGCATCATTGCCAGCACTGTGACATCTACTTCCCTGACAACATCCTCTACACCATCCACATGGGGTGCCACGGCTACGAGAACCCATTCCAGTGCAACATCTGCGGCCACAAGTGCAAGAGCAAGTACGACTTTGCCTGCCACTTTGCTCGCGGGCAGCACAAGTAG